GCGGTATCATTGGCCAGCGACACTGGAAGCGGCCGTCACCCTGGCAGAGGACCACCTGGCAGTTCATCCTGGCGGCCAGGGTGGAGGAAACCGCTCCCCCACACCGAACCGGCAGACCCCAGCCCCTCACCGAAGGGCCCCTCCTCAACACCATAACCCGGCGCAGCCACCACCGGCTCCCCGCAGTAACATTAATTTGTCTCGCTCATTTTCCCCGCAGTTCCCAGCCGCTACAAGCACCGCTCCCAACCCGCAGGAGACTCCTCGAATGCCTGGGCAGGAGTGTTGGAGGTGCGGGCAGCTCGGGCACTTCCGGGAGGCGTGCCCCCTCATGGAAGTGGGGCAAGTGATCCGGGTTGCCGGCCCTGCAACACCCTCCCCCGGTGCGGGAGCGACATACCGAATCCCGGTAAGGATTCAGGGGGGTGTACACCAGGCTATGGTGGATTCTGGCTGCATGCAGTCAATGATTCACCAGAACCTGGTTCGACCCGGGGCTTTGGTGGAGGCGTGTTGGGTAAATATTAAGTGTGTGCATGGGGATATTCACAGATACCCGATGGTGACAGTGGAAATTAGACACCAGGGAAAAAAGAATAGAACAAAGGTCGCGGTCAGCTCCCACCTGACGCACCCCCTAATCCTGGGGACTGATTTGGCCGGGGTTTCATTCTGTAGTGGGGCAGTGTGTGGGGGTGCGCTCACGACAGACAGGGACGTTTGACGTGTGCGCTGCGCTCAGAGGTGACGCGAGGTTATCCAACACTGCAGACAGGGGAGGAACCAGCGGTGACTCCCCAGGAGGCACCGCTGGTACCTGAATTACACTCCATGGAAGATTTTCCACTCTAACAGTCTCGTGATGACACTCTACGCTCAGCCTTTGATCAAGTGATACAAATTGATGGTCACATGGTGCGCCCTGACGCGGCGCAGACGTTCCCATATTTTTCATTGATCAGGGACAGGCTATACCGAGTGAGTCGTGACACTCAGATAGGAGGAGAAACCACCCAGTTGCTGGTGCCTAAAAGCCGTCGGGAAATGATTTTCCAGGCGGCTCATTTTAACCCAATGGCTGGTCACCTGGGGTATGATAAAACACTAAGCCGGATAATGACCCGATTCTATTGGCCTGGCATTCGCGGGGAGGTGCGCCGCTGGTGCGCGTCTTGCCGTGAATGTCAACTGGTGAACCAACCAGCCATTCCTAGAGCGCCATTGCGCCCATTACCATTAATGGAGGTTCCATTAGAGCGCATTGGTATGGACCTCATCGGGCCATTTCCCCGGACTGCACATGGGTATCGCTTTGTGTTAGTCCTGGTGGATTATGCAACGCGATATCCAGAGGCAGTGCCGCTGCGCACCATCTCTGCAAAGAGTGTTGCGCAGGCACTGTTTCAGGTCATCTCCCGAGTCGGGATCCCAAAAGAGATCCTGACTGACCAAGGCACCTCGTTTATGTCACGAACACTAAGGGAACTCTACGGATTACTGGGAGTTAAGTCTATTCGGACCAGCGTGTACCACCCACAGACTGATGGGCTGGTCGAGCGGCTGAATAAGACGTTAAAATCCATGATCCGTAAATTCATTCATGAAGACGAGTGTAATTGGGCTAAATGGCTTGATCCTCTGTTGTTTGCAGTGCGGGAGGTGCCCCAGGCCTCCACGGGATTCTCTCCCTTTGAACGGTTATTTGGCAGAAAACCACGGGGCATACTGGACCTATTTAGAGAAAACTGTGAGGAAGGTCCAAGCCCCAGTAAGAATGAAATTCAATACGTCCTGGACCTGAGAGCGAAACTCCACACACTGGGGCAGTTATCACGTGAGAATTTGCTCCAGGCCCAGGCACGTCAACAGCGCCTGTACAACAGAGGAGCCAAGCTTAGACAATTCACACCGGGAGAAAAAGTACTTGTATTGCTTCCCTCTTCTAGCTCTAAATTACTCGCCAAGTGGCAAGGACCCTTCGTGGTCACACGGCGGGTGGGGGATGTCGATTATGAGGTTGTGCGTTCTGACAGGGGTGGAGCCACACAAATATACCACCTCAACCTCCTTAAAAcatggagagaggcagagccTGTTTCTCTGGTGTCGCTGGTGAGCGAAAGAGATGAGTTGGGGCCCGAGGTACCAAATTCTATCAATCCGACCTTGCTCCCTTGCAATGACCATCTCTCCCCGGCCCAGAGAGCAGAGATCGCCatgttgcagcagcagtttgctgACGTGTTCTCCCCCTTGCCAGGACGCACAAAACTCATACAACATCACGTTGAGACTTCCCCTGGGGTGACTGTACGTTCACGACCCTATCGGCTTCCTgaacataaaagaaaagttGTTCAGGAAGAATTGGCAGCTATGCTTGAGATGGGGGTAATAGAAGAGTCCAACAGCGCCTGGTGCAGCCCCATCCTTCTTGTCGCCAAGAAGGATGGGTCTGTACGGTTCTGTGTGGACTACCGCAAGGTGAACGATGTCTCACGGTTTGATGCATATCCAATGCCCCGGGTCGACGAGCTCCTGGATCGGCTAGGCACTGCACGGTTTTTTACCACACTGGATTTGACCAAGGGCTACTGGCAAATTCCCCTGTCTCCAGAGTCCAAGGAGAAAACGGCCTTTGCGACTCCGTGTGGGTTATACCAATTTGTCACACTTCCGTTCGGGTTGTTCGGGGCTCCGGCCACTTTTCAACGCCTCATGGACGGTGTGCTGCGCCCGCACGCTGCATATGCCGCCGCCTACCTAGACGACGTCATCATTCACAGTGACACCTGGGCGGAGCACGTGCAGCGGGTGGCCGCGGTACTGGAGTCTTTGAGGCAGGCCGGGCTCACGGCCAACCCGAGGAAGTGTGCAGTTGGACGGAGGGAGGTTCGGTATCTGGGGTACCACTTAGGCGGCGGGCAGGTGCGCCCTCAGGTGGATAAAACGGCAGCTATCGCAGCCTGCCCGCGGCCCAAGTTAAAAAAAGAGGTGAGACGGTTCTTGGGTCTGGCGGGATACTACAGGCGGTTCATCCCCGCGTTCGCTGACCTGACCAGCCCACTGACCGATCTGACCCAAAAAGGTGCCTCAGATCCGGTCCAGTGGTCGGAGCAGTGCCAGCAGGCATTTGAGAGGGTAAAACAGGTCCTCTGCGGGGAACCACTTCTCCACACACCTAacttctctctcccctttctctTGCAGACCGACGCATCGAACAGGGGGCTGGGGGCGGTTTTGTCTCAGCAGGTAGGGGGCGTCGACCACCCGGTGCTGTACATCAGCCGGAAACTGTCAGAGAGGGAGGCCAGGTACAGCACGATCGAAAAAGAGTGCCTGGCAATCCGGTGGGCGGTCGACACCCTACGGTATTACCTCCTGGGACGCCCTTTCACCCTCTGTTCAGACCATGCTCCGCTCCAGTGGCTCCACCGCATGAAAGATGCCAACGCGCGGATCACTCGTTGGTATTTGGCATTACAACCCTTCAAATTCAAGGTGATCCATAGGCCGGGGGCGCAGATGGCGGTGGCCGACTTCCTCTCCCGTTTAGAGGGGGGGGAGTAGGTTAGGCCGGACGGCTCCCCGGCCTAAGTCGGGCGGTGGAGGTATGTGGTAGTGGTATGTGGTCAGtgtcggctgcaggagggaggaagtggaggtggggttctgggatcggtgccagggagagagtctgattgTACACAGGTGTTCCAGTTCAACTAATGACTCTCTCCCCTTTATCAGCAGTAGCACGCTGGGGCGTGGGAGATCGCCCAGGAACCAGCACACAGCAAAGAAGAGACGTGTCTggtgtttttattcttgtgtaATGATTAATAGACGAAACAGACATGTATGTAGAGAGATGAatgaacagatgtgttttctcGTGGGTTAACTAACTTTATGAGTTGGTTAAAGGTAATAGATGTTTATGgccttcctccttttgtttgaCACTTGACAAATGAGACATAGTCTTAAACTCCCATCTTTTTTCCGAACACAGACGACTGGTGATGCATATGGTGAATTTGACTTCTCAACCCAGCCCTGTGCGATGAGATCATGCAAATAGTCTTTTATTTCCCGGTACAATGGCTTAGGCACTGAAAGGTAGGTTTCTGCAACAGGTTCTGTATCTTTCAGTGATATTCTGAGTTGCAGTTTTTCTATGCAGCCAATGTCGTCATCTGTTCGTGAAAAGGAGGCAGACTCCTCCCTCAACATCTGGTGAGCTCTTGCTCGCTCCCGCTCACTAAGGTGGCTCAGATTCACAGGTGGGTCCCATCCATTGTCAGCAGCTTGGTTACTTTCCACTTTCATGTGATCCATCATGTGAGGGGCTGGATCCTTCTAGTATGGAGGCTGGGTAAACTGCCTTAATGGGCTGGACAGTGCCAATCACAGTTCTCCCTGCCAACACTATGTCATTGTCTGTGGGGTTCTGCACCCTCACAATAATGGATGGTTTGTTACCTTTAATCACTTTTACAAGTGTGTCACAGAATTCGAGCCCCTCTGTCCAGCGGGGGTTCACATCGGGCTCCATGATTAGTGTGATGTCATTTTGTGGtgaacacatgtgcacatggCCCTCAACCTGGATAGAAGTGTGTTTGGGTATGTTGATCCTCTCCTTCTTTGTCTTGACAACATACTCATTTGTCTGCTCAGCACTGATTTGTTCCACAAAGGCTTTTGCTTGAGTCGGCCCTAGGTCAGGAAATACTGCCCTCACTGCATAACCCAGCTGTTCAAGGTTGGACTGTTTCAGTTCGCTGTCTATAATGAGCTCAATAACATTTGAGCCAATTATTGGTCGAATAAGCTTATTTCCTCTCATTACAAGTGTGGGGACTACGACTTCTGTCATtggagcttctcctgcagctagTCTGGAAGTGACTTCTACCCACCCTGCATATGGCATGTTCTCACCGTTTGCTGCCACTATGTCTAGTGTGTCGGCTGTGTCCAGTATTTCAGAAATGTCTCTTAGTCTTGTGTCAGGCAAGTATGCTTCTTTCCATAGCTCATCAATTATTGTCACTTGGGAGCCTGAGTCCCACAAGGCTTGAACCCTTTTATCTTGGATGTAACAGTCAAACAGATACTTTCTCCCCACCTGTGGAGCCATGttagaatgtttttttcttctagGGGGAGGGTTCATGTTCATACATaaaagtgctgcacatttcTCTCGGTGCACAGGACAATTATCAACTTGACATGGTCTAGAACAGTAGAGCACTTTTTTACATGAGGCACATTGCTTTAATGTTACTGTTTCACCCATTTTCCTACAGTTTGCACAATGTGGGGACATTGCTGTGTAATTGGTCACTCCCTGTCCCGTGCAAGCAACCCGTCCCCGTTTTAAAGAGTTCCCTCCAACCTGTCTTGGTCCTCGAGCCCGGCAGCCAGCCAGGAAGTGCTCACTGCTGCCACACCTGTAACAGTGCGTGCAATAGTCTTCAGTTCCCCGCTGTTGACAACCGAAACATCTCCTCATACGTCCACGGTTTGGTGGAGGAAAACTGCCCACTATCAGCAACGGGCAAACCGTTGCTGATAGTGGGCAGTCTCCCCTCGCTGTCCAAGACCAGGAGTGGACCAGTATCCTTGTGGCGGTTCCTGCATCTGCTGGCCCGGAAATTGCTGAACTGATGTGCCCTCTGCCCCACCTGCTGGTGGATATTGTCTAGGTGTGTACTGAGGCTGCTGCATAGACTCTCTGAGATCTTTCAGTACAGCCATCTCAGACCTCATCTCTTCAAGCTGGGAGAGTACCATAGGGAAAATTTTATCTGAGCTTTGTTGGGCAGACaatttttcttccttttcaaCAGGAGTATCTTTGGACTGGGCTGAATGAATCATGACAGGACATTGTTGTCCTATTAAATTTCTTTTACTCTGTCTCTCAGCCTCACAGGCACAAGCTGCATTCATCCGCTCAAGTAACAACTCATCTGAGATGTCAGTCTGTTCAAGATATGGTTGGAGATCACATTTCACGTTATCACTCTGTAGGCCAGTTAACAAAGTGTGCAGGAACATGTTCTGTACTAAGCTTGGGTCATATTTAAGGCCTGACTCTGATCCTTCCTAATCTGTTCCTCATTCACAGCTTCTCCCTGTGAATTTACTTGTTCTTGTGTGTCACTTGAGGCAACTACCTGGAGCTCAGAAATTTTGTCCTGAAGATGGAGTAGATCAGACATTCCCTTGTCCTCCAGCTCTTCGAGCTCCTCCCTCTGTATGTGGTTCGAAATGAGGGTCATGAGAGCTGTTCGACT
The sequence above is drawn from the Hippoglossus hippoglossus isolate fHipHip1 chromosome 7, fHipHip1.pri, whole genome shotgun sequence genome and encodes:
- the LOC117764737 gene encoding uncharacterized protein LOC117764737; the protein is MDQERDQNPIQPAVALGQMMGDVAAMYREQAAFNRQFLGMLQNQMEHLISRPTVAPSPAARSPLAGITLHKMSEADDPQSFLEMFEATAEACEWPAEEWAVRLLPLLSGEAQTAALGLPPAARAEYRHLRDAATRWLQPGGSAAEDTMLGKVVLEQLIWGLPDRTSAWVRYHWPATLEAAVTLAEDHLAVHPGGQGGGNRSPTPNRQTPAPHRRAPPQHHNPAQPPPAPRSNINLSRSFSPQFPAATSTAPNPQETPRMPGQECWRCGQLGHFREACPLMEVGQVIRVAGPATPSPGAGATYRIPTDASNRGLGAVLSQQVGGVDHPVLYISRKLSEREARYSTIEKECLAIRWAVDTLRYYLLGRPFTLCSDHAPLQWLHRMKDANARITRWYLALQPFKFKVIHRPGAQMAVADFLSRLEGGE